GCAGCGTCTCGCCTGGGCACCTGCGTGGGTGAGTGCGTGGCTCCTGCTccatcctgcccagcagcaggtcctcagcactcagccctgggtgTCAGCACCTTGCCACAGGATTGGAGCGCCCAGCCATCCTACAGGGACTACGCCAGAGTTCCCATTCCTTCTTGCCCAGCAGGGCCCCAGCACTCACCCCTGGGTGCCAGCGTGTCACTGTGGGTTGGAGGCACCCAGACACCCCACGGGGATGAAGTTAaagctcctgctccttcctgcctAGCAGCAGGCCCCCAGCACCCATCCATGAGTGCCAGAGCATTGTCACAGGGCCAGagcaccctgccagcctgcaagGATGAATTTGGGATTGCCATTCCTTCTTGCCCAGCAAGTccccagcacccatccctgAGTGCCAGCACATCACCACGGGCTGGGAGCACCCAGCCATCCTGCAGGGATGAAACTGAAGCTccagcacccatccctgggTGCCAGCACATCACCACGGGCTGGGAGCACTCAGTCATCCTGCAGGGATGAAACTGAAGCTccagcacccatccctgggTGCCAGCACATCACCACGGGCTGGGAGCACCCAGCCATCCTGCAGGGATGAAACTGAAGCTccagcacccatccctgggTGCCAGCACATCACCACAGGCTGGGAGCACCCAGCCATCCTGCAGGGATGAAACTGAAGCTccagcacccatccctgggTGCCAGCACATCACCACGGGCTGGGAGCACTCAGTCATCCTGCAGGGATGAAACTGAAGCTCCAGTGCCCATTTCTGAGTGCCAGCACATCACCACGGGCTGGGAGCACTCAGTCATCCCGCAGGGATGAAACTGAAGCTCCAGTGCCCATTTCTGAGTGCCAGCACATCACCACGGGCTGGGTAACATTCCCAAAGCTTCTCCGGCCAGCCCTAGCCCCGCAGAGCCGCAGGATCCAGCCGCTGCCGCCCGGGCTGGGCTGAGCATCCTCTGGTCTGACGCAGAGAGGGTCAGACAAAGAGGATCAGAGCAatcctcctgctctccagcgCTCGGGATTCAGATCCATGGACTTATATGGcctgcaacaacaacaacaacacaaaaaaacccaccctcaaAGGGCGGTGGGAGCATGCCCAGCGTCTGGAAATCCAGCTAGGACTAGATCCCTTCATCAGCAGTTTCTTGTACATGACTTTCTCGGCCGGAGGGATTTGTTAAATTTGCAGGAGTGTTTTCTCCCAGTGCCACGGACTGGCTCCTGCCAGCGAACGttggctgggctctggcagaTCCTGTCGCCTTGGATGACCCTGCCTTAATTCAGCTTTCCTTTGTatccacagccctcagcagggaactcctccagcagccccagcgcgGATCGTACTAAAACGGTTCCCCAAtcgccccctcccctgcccgccCAGTGAAAGGGGGCCCTGGGGGGGGTGTGAGTCAatgctcccctccccaccccgacCCTTGCCAGATGCTTCCTCAATCCCAGCTGCTTCGGTGCCCAAATAAAACCCTTTGTGCCTGGAAAATGTTACTGGAGGGACTGGACCTTCCTCGCCAGGAGGACCCTGGCAcccccctggcacaccttgcaCCGTGGGGTTAATTATTGGCTCCCTTCAGGGGTGCCCCAGGGCTATGGGGGGACTTTTACCTTCCCAATGACCTCTCAAACTTCGACCTTTTTTTATGGCTGCCATAAAGGTTATTTGTTAATCTGCACCCCAGCAGGTTTTAGCCTCCTCTGCAGTGGGGTCTTTGGTCCAGGGAGCATTTGGGCATCACTGCTCTTTGCACTTGGGCTGGTTTGAGAAGTTGGGAGGCTAAATGGGATGGCATTTTTCCCAAGGGAAGGGGATGGGGGTACCCAACTGCTTGGCAAATGTGGAGGCTGGTCCCAGCCTCGGTGTATGCCCACATGCCAGCCTACAAGCTGGGGGTGCAAGGGACTGCAGATCCCTCACTTGTCCTCTGTCCCTCTGGGATCCCAAATCCCTGAATTCTGCCCAAGCAAGATTTCCAGGTGGAAAAGGAGCACATGTCCAAGGACATCTCACTGAGCCTGCCCTCCTTATCACCCTCTGAGATAAGCCTTGTCATCCCCCAAAGCAGCCCTGtccccaagcacccagcccactgctgcttccctgcatgCCCCAAGGCAGCATCTACTGACCCACCGAGGGCACAGCAGCCTCCAGTGTCCCTGCATGCCCCAAGGCAGCATCTGCTAACCCACTGAGGGCACAGCAGCCTCCAGTGTCCCTGCATGCCCCAAGGCAGCATCTGCTAACCCACTGAGGGCACAGCAGCCTCCAGTGTCCCTGCATGCCCCAAGGCAGCATCTGCTAACCCAGTGAGGGCACAGCAGCCTCCAGTGTCCCTGCATGCCCCAAGGCAGCATCTGCTGACCCACCGAGGGCACAGCAACCTCCAGTGTCCCTGCATGCCCCAAGGCAGTATCTGCTAACCCACTGAGGGCACAGCAACCTCCAGTGTCCTCATGGGTGAGGGCTCCCACCACAATGTaagctctggcagtgctgggatcacagaatggtaggctTGGAAGGcatcctctggagatcatcaagcccaactctgtgccagggcagggtcacctagagaaggtcacacagcatcacagccaggcaggttttgagtgtctccagagatagagactccaccacctccctagacagcctgctccagggctccatcatccttcaattaaagaagttcctgctCATGTTTAGCTGGAAATTCTGGTGTTTAATGATGCTCCAGGAGGATGTGGTTCCTCCAgcatcttcctccctcctcttccatAACCTTGCAAATTGGAAGCATTCTACTGTTTAAAAGTCCTCctcaaaagctttttcttttagTGTCTTATTTAATGTCCCATTTGAATGTCCCAGATTGAAGTGGGAAGGGgatggctgagctgctgtggggcagcaggaggggaaggagtaTGCAGAAGAGGGCACCTCGGTGCCTGGCATACCAAAGTGAGCCCTGCCCTTGCTCACATTCATCTCCCTTGCCTAGCCAAGACCAAAACTCTTCCCCCAGCTCTTCCAGAGCAGCTCAACTCCTCCATTTCAGGAGCAACAAACACCTGCTCTGAGCATCACCCTGGGGATTTGTCTCACCTACATCCTTTGAGCAAACCCTCAAAGAGGTTTCACTGCCCCAGGATATCTCCTTGGAAATCCTCTTTGGTTTCATTGTGAGGGGTTCTGGGGCTCAAATTGCCTTTCTTGGCCCTTTTTATACCAGCAAAATGTGGGGGGAGGCTTTGCCTATGTTCCCTCATCCCAGGTCTCCTCAACCCTGGTGGAGgtgggagccagcagcagccacagaagcTGGGTTGGGCTGTGCCCACAATGCAGGCATTGGAAAGAGCAATAGGAACATCTACTCACTTGTCCCATCCCATCTCAGGGGCCACCAGAGAGAACCACACAGGCCTTGGGGACCACAGCCCCACATTTCCTTGGCCAAAGGATCTTCACAGGAGCATTTACTGCTGTTAGAATCACCAGCTGTGGAGCAGGGACATAAAATGATAGCATTACAGAATGGTCTTGGTTGAGACCTTTAAGAGTCCAagcctgaacccagcactgtcaaggcaccaccaaaccatggccctcagcaccacatctccatggctttgaaagccctccagggatggggactccaccactgctctgggcagcctgggccagagctAAACaatccttctggggaagaaattcttcctcatgtccaacctaaacctcccttggtgcagcctgaggccatttcctcttgtcctgtttcttgttccatggcagaagagaccaacccgacctggctccaacctctctCCAGCGACCTGAAGAgatccagaaggtctcccctcagcttcctcttctccaggctgaacacccccagctccctcagctgctcctcccaagacttgttctccacaccctccaccagctccacgcCGTGGATGACCAAACCATCCCAGTTCCATCCTCGCCAGCCTCCCTCCAACCTCACCACCGCCGCACGAGTTCAACGCAGCCTCCTTGCACCTTGCtacctccaaagctcctcttcctcctatACCTTTGCCCTGGTTTCCAGCATCTCGGGGTTGAGAAGTGGCCGGGGAGGGTTTGGCAGAGGAGCCTGACAGAGCTTATTCAACAATTGTTTCCCATTTGGTGCCCTCGCCTGCCTCAGCCTCCAGTAACAATGACGAAGAGCGGCGCGGAGCCAGCGCCCGCGGCAGGGGTGTTGAGATCAGGGACAGCACAAAAATATCTCCTCTCTGGAACAAATATTTACCAACCCCTTCTGCCTTTTGTTCTTCTGCTTCTCATACAGCTGCCTTTTGGCTgcgttttcttcttctttttcttcttttttcttctttcgttttttttttccccatcctttccttttctcttttttctcttttcttttttccttttttctttcctctttttatatttttccttcttgtttcttttccccttctttttattttcttttttccttcttttcttttattttttccttttttttcttttcttttttcctttttctttttcttttttccttcttttttcccttcttttcctttttttccttttcccttctttttattttcttttttcttttttcattcttttcctttttttctttttttcttttttcttttttcctttaatcttttccccttctttttattttctttttgttccttcttttttttttcccttatttttctttttttttcttttcttttttcctttttctttttcttttttccttcttttttcccttcttttcctttttttcttttttcccttttcccttctttttattttttttcttttttcattcttttccttttttcttttttccttcttttttcttttttccttttatcttttttccttctttttattttctttttctttttcttatttcttttcttttttttctttttcttttttttcttcttttcctttttcttttttcttttttaatttttcttttttttctttttcttatttatttttcatttttcttttccttttttcttttttccttttatcttttttccttttatctgtTCTTCcttactttttttcctgttcttttttccttttttttcttttctcattttttctttttcttttttccttctttttattttctttttctttttcttattgcttttctttttattttctttttctttttttcttctttttcttatttctttttctttttttctttcccttttttcttttttccttttttcttttctcattttttctttttttcccttctttttcttttctttttctattctttttcttatttttttcttctttatatttcatttcctttttcgtttttcttcttttactttttcttttttcttttttcttttctctttttttcttatctctttttctttttccttttcttttttcttttttcttatttcttttcctttttcttttttccttttatccttttttccttctttttcttttctttcctttattttttccttctttttccttttttcttttttccttatttctttttaattttttcccatcttttactttttttacctttttttctttttctttttttccttctttgtattttcttttatcttatttttgtttcctttttgttttctttcttttttccttcttttaatttcttttttttcctctttttttttctcttaaattttttttttttccttcctgtccctttttatttttgttctccTCCAGACATTTGCTGACAAAATGTCCCCCAGAGCAGCACCCCAGACacttcagggagctgggggtgtgcagcctgcagcagaggagactcagagcagagctcattggtgtctgcagctgcctgcagggaggctgtagccaggtggggttgggctctgctgccaggcagccagcaacagaagaaggggacacagtctgaagttgtgccagggcaggttcaggctagatattagaaggaagttgttgtcagagagagtgattggcattggaatgggctgcccagggaggtggtggagtggctgtgcctggaggtgttgcagccaagcctggctggggcacttagtgccatggtgtggttggttgtgcagggctgggtgctaggctgggctggctgagcttggagctctcttccaacctgcctgatcctatgattctatgatctccaaagAGGAGCACCACCAACCACCTCCTcatgcaacctgttccagtgttccactactaaAAACCTTGTTGCAGTCCTCCTTTTGGCCCCAAATTTGGGAGTTTTATGATGCTCTGCAAAATATCCTGAGTGGAACAAGCATCAtcctgcagtgtgagggtggtggcagtgctggagctgtcccCAGGTGAGATGTGGCAGAGCCAGACTGAGAGTTGAGGTGGGGTCTGAACTCCCAGCATCACTCCAGGTAGAATCATGGGAACTTGGAATGCACTGGATGAGAAGGAaccttccaaggtcatccagtccaaggtccctgcagttcagcagggacatctccaactagatgagGCTGCTGGGAGCTACATCacgcctggccttgaatatctccaggaatgaggcctccagcacctccctgggtggtGGAGGTGCCCACTGCAGGGTGGGGATGGGTTAAGTGGGGTGTGTCTCGTGGTACCTTCATCCCTGCCCTTGCCCCACAGCAGGTTTTTCTTGTTCCCCTTCAAAACCAtaacctccccccccaccccgatGCCCACATCGGTGGTGGCCAAAGGAGCTCGTGGGTCATTTATGGGCGTTGTGTTTaaagaagggagggggagaaaccTCCTCTTCTGGCACATAAAACTTTTATCTTCGGTTAAAAATTAACCCTGCCCATAAAACCCTCGATGTAGGAGCGAGCAGAGCTCACCCCgccagtgctgccaggctgctgcccagggtcctgctgcccacctcgGGATGGCCACGCACCCTCCTGCCCGCCCCCGCCGCCTCCTGCCGCTCTCCCTGGGGCTCTTccaggctgccctgctcctcttctTCGCCCTCTTCATCACCTACGATGGGTCCCCGGCGCGGGTGGAGGACGCCGGCTCGGCGGCCGAGCAGCTCTACGGCACCTTCCCGCTCTTCCAGGACATCCAGGTGATGCTGGcggtggggctggggctgctgctgacatTCCTGCCCCGCTACGGGCTCAGCGTCCTCACCCACAACTTCCTGCTGCTCAACTTCTCCACGCAGTGGGCGCTGGTGCTGCAGGGCTTGCTCCATCGCCTGCTCCGCGCCCAGAGCCACCTGCAGCTCCGCAGCCTCCTGGGCGCCGAGTTCGCTGCCGTCACAGTGCTCATCTCCGTGGGGGCTGTCCTCGGGAGgaccagcccctgccagctcctcgtCGTGGCTGCCTGCGAGGTCCCTGCCTACCTTGCCAGCGAGTGGGTCGTTGCCACCCGTCTAGGGGTGCTGGACGTGGGGGGCACCATCACCATCCACGTCTTCTCCTGCTATTTTGGCCTCGGAGTGTCCAAGGCTCTGTTTGGGAGGGCGAGGCAGGTGCTGCACCCCAAGGAgaccccaacccccagctctgACCTCACCTCCCTGCTGGGGACACTCATCCTCTAGGTGTTCTGGCCCAGCTTCGTGGCCGTCCTCTGCCAACCAGGAGATGCCCAGCACCGTGCCATCCTGAACACCGTCCTGGCCATGAGTGCCAGTGCTGTGACCACTGTGGTGgcctccagcctgctggaagagggcaggctcaggcctGGGCACCTGCAGAACGGCAGCCTGGCTGGTGGGGTGGCTGTTGGTGCGGTGGCAGACATGGACATGCCACCAGTGGctgccctggccctgggcagcctctctgccatagTGTGTGTCCTGGGCTTCAGGTTCCTCACCCCACTCCTGGCAAGGAAGCTCACGCTGCAGGACCACtgtggcatccacaaccttcatGGCTTGCCTGGCATCCTTGGTGCCATAGCCAGTGCCATTGTCATCCTGGTGGCACCCAAGgacacctccagatccctcttgTCTCAAGTGTCCCCTGCTGGGGTCAATGccagtgaggcagcagtgggacAGTGGGGTGAGCGTGGGGCAGGTGGGCAGgcgctgtgccaggcagcaggactGGCAGTGGCCATCGGtggctcactgctctctgggctgctgaCCGGTGCCATGCTCAggctgccctgcctggcacagccaccTGAGCAGCACTGTTTTGAGGACTCACTGAATTTTAGCATccaaggtcaggctgagagCCTAGAGCTGAGTGGCACCATGGAGGAAGGAGCCCTGGCTCTGAAGGAGCGAGTTTAGGCAGCaaggagggctgggaggagggcTATGGgtttggcttctgctgcttctggcactggcagagagcagagggcaggaggtggtggctgtgcccactcacagaatcacccagagtCACAGGAttgcctggttggaagagatcatcagCTCCAACCACGACCTAACATCTCCCTAAGCACAGCTCTTGGACCTCTCTCTACCTCGCATCTGTCTCCAGCAGCTgaggatgctggcagggctgaggcacCACAGCGGCACAGATCCATCCTCCACTCCTGTGGCTACaactcctctcctctgccctggccagACCCAGGATCCCTCCATCCTCAGCAACAACTGGAGAAACAAACTCAGGGCAGTTCATTACCCATGGCTGACTCAGATGACCCCAccacagggctccagcaccagccGAGTGGCATCACCCACAAGTGTCCATCTTGACTTTGATCCGGTGGCACCATGGTGCCCATTCCAGCCCTTGGTGGGTGTCATCACCCACAAGTGTCCATCCCATCCCTTGGTTCCATCTCCTGCTCCGGACTCACACAGAGTcaaacaagttggaagagacctccaagctcatccagaccaacctagcacccagctctggccaatcaaccagaccatggcactaagtgcctcattcaggctttgcttgaacacttccaggcacggtgactccaccacctccctggggtggTGCCCATGCCCACAATGCACAGCATTCAGTTTACTGCCAGCTCTGGCCACAGCACCAAGCCAGGGATTCAGTCTCTGCTGCACAGAGAATGgaagggcagcagtggggtgAGGTGGGATGGGCTGAGCTGGCCCCAACAAAGGATCTGCTGAGGGTTTGCTGACCTGTGCTGTAGGGTCTGCTCTCCAGGATAGCCTCTCAAGGGAGGTGCCAGCTTTGCACCACCAGCGCAGCGCACAGCCacgaggacacagcctcagtgtGGCAAGAAGCCTTggagagagctgggctggaggaagaACCCACACCCCACAGCACCCTCATCCCACCCTGaagctgggcaagctgtgccagcatcCCAGGATGCTGAGGGCCCCCAAGGAAGAGCAGCAACCCCCATCCCAtcccagcctgggcactgcGCCGCTTCCACCCCGCGGAGGACAAAGGCTGCGGTCCGCAGCTggcatgtggcagagctgcgAGCGTGGGGCCGCATCCTGCCCGGGGAGCCAGGGCTGTGATTCACAGCCCCCCAGCACCCGTGAGTCACTGCTGCCCCACTGCCAGCAGTGCTCGAGGGGGGGTCGGAGCAACCAAACCCCCACCAAGTACAGGGAGCGGGGGGCTCTGGGTGCACGGTTGGGGGTCCCCAACGCTGagccggggctggggctggatccCCAGTGCCCGGCGTGGccccaggcagagcaaggctggggaatTCACCCTCCAATAATCACAAACAGGctcggggggggcgggggggggggggcgggtgtGTTTGGTTAATTGTTAGAATAAAATATTGCAGAGCTGTGACAAAGGAATCCTGCCCCACAGCCACGCAGCCCCCTTCAGCCCCCCGCAGTGGGtcccctgggggctgcaggctgagcagcagggctgggggacatgGCACTGGGAGGCAGCTTgctcccccccccagcaggaTCAGAGCACACAGTGGTGGCAGGCAGCCTTGTCCccaccagcaggaccagaggataCATTAGTGGGAGGCAGCCTTGTCCCCATCAGCCCCCAGCACATCTCTGGTGCCCCCCCAACTACTTTGCATGGCTGTGCCCCATGCCAAGACACTGGCTGGACCCATGGCATGGAGCAGGAGTAGAGTTTGGTTGGGTCCCCcattgctgccagctcct
The window above is part of the Pogoniulus pusillus isolate bPogPus1 chromosome 29, bPogPus1.pri, whole genome shotgun sequence genome. Proteins encoded here:
- the LOC135188102 gene encoding LOW QUALITY PROTEIN: ammonium transporter Rh type B-like (The sequence of the model RefSeq protein was modified relative to this genomic sequence to represent the inferred CDS: substituted 1 base at 1 genomic stop codon), producing the protein MATHPPARPRRLLPLSLGLFQAALLLFFALFITYDGSPARVEDAGSAAEQLYGTFPLFQDIQVMLAVGLGLLLTFLPRYGLSVLTHNFLLLNFSTQWALVLQGLLHRLLRAQSHLQLRSLLGAEFAAVTVLISVGAVLGRTSPCQLLVVAACEVPAYLASEWVVATRLGVLDVGGTITIHVFSCYFGLGVSKALFGRARQVLHPKETPTPSSDLTSLLGTLILXVFWPSFVAVLCQPGDAQHRAILNTVLAMSASAVTTVVASSLLEEGRLRPGHLQNGSLAGGVAVGAVADMDMPPVAALALGSLSAIVCVLGFRFLTPLLARKLTLQDHCGIHNLHGLPGILGAIASAIVILVAPKDTSRSLLSQVSPAGVNASEAAVGQWGERGAGGQALCQAAGLAVAIGGSLLSGLLTGAMLRLPCLAQPPEQHCFEDSLNFSIQGQAESLELSGTMEEGALALKERV